A window of Bacteroidota bacterium contains these coding sequences:
- a CDS encoding DUF2442 domain-containing protein, which yields MIVKRSIQVVSFSSNALILKIDGKIITISLDMLSPRLMATGDMQRNFYKVSPSGYGIHWPLIDEDLSVEAILKYN from the coding sequence ATGATAGTTAAACGCAGTATTCAAGTAGTGAGCTTTTCAAGCAACGCTCTCATCCTCAAAATAGATGGAAAGATTATTACAATAAGTCTTGATATGTTATCTCCAAGACTTATGGCAACCGGTGATATGCAACGTAATTTTTATAAAGTCTCCCCTTCCGGTTATGGAATTCATTGGCCGCTGATTGATGAAGATTTGTCTGTTGAAGCAATATTAAAATACAATTAA
- a CDS encoding integrase catalytic domain-containing protein has product MNINFHPRNLTKKTPQRIWAIFYAEKNRIAIDTNLFVSPKDWSRKKKCYLSTNANSEKLNKILKEQKKQIEIYAEELLSHLMKNKKRFYKDEFEKELKEKFDYYFKFGENKPEEKGEVYDFISFIDKYISNRMELCEGTHQTLRGARKNIVLAFNLAPAKLVKKWKAMNNFERKLNPDFLEAEKQLDFSEINKSWMMAYNTWLINANYRDKNKETGIMENMPYSKNYIAKEIKIAKQFANAAADEGYISNLSYRSVKAQWEEADTIALSWQEIAKLKALELDPNTTEGKVRNLFVFNCYCGLRWSDLVRLDNSRFSREGNQLFLSIRMKKTDTSIGFPILPAAEEIMRIYNYRLPNVCVQIFCEKIKKICLKAGITELETKRETRGGRKLIFSIPRYKMVSSHTGRRTFATNFEAMGVALNELMAITGHTTEKAFRKYVKKRVETKFASFLAAGATV; this is encoded by the coding sequence ATGAATATTAATTTCCATCCAAGAAACCTTACAAAAAAAACACCTCAGCGTATTTGGGCTATATTTTATGCCGAAAAAAACAGAATCGCAATTGACACTAATCTGTTTGTTTCACCCAAAGATTGGAGCAGAAAAAAGAAGTGTTATTTAAGCACAAATGCCAACTCCGAAAAGCTTAATAAAATTCTTAAAGAGCAAAAAAAGCAAATTGAAATTTATGCAGAGGAATTGCTCAGTCACTTGATGAAAAACAAAAAGCGTTTTTACAAAGATGAATTTGAAAAAGAGTTGAAGGAAAAATTCGACTACTACTTCAAGTTTGGTGAAAATAAGCCGGAAGAAAAAGGTGAAGTATATGACTTCATCAGCTTTATTGATAAATACATTTCCAATCGAATGGAACTATGTGAAGGCACACATCAAACACTTCGTGGCGCGAGGAAAAATATTGTTTTGGCATTCAATCTTGCGCCAGCTAAACTGGTAAAAAAATGGAAAGCAATGAACAATTTTGAGCGAAAATTAAACCCTGATTTCTTGGAAGCTGAAAAACAACTTGACTTTTCTGAAATTAACAAATCATGGATGATGGCTTATAATACTTGGTTGATAAATGCTAATTATAGAGATAAGAACAAAGAGACCGGAATCATGGAGAATATGCCCTATTCGAAAAATTACATTGCGAAGGAAATAAAAATTGCAAAGCAATTTGCGAATGCAGCTGCCGATGAAGGGTACATAAGTAATTTAAGTTATAGAAGTGTAAAAGCGCAATGGGAAGAAGCAGATACAATTGCCCTATCATGGCAAGAAATTGCAAAACTTAAAGCATTAGAACTTGACCCGAATACTACAGAAGGTAAGGTAAGAAACCTATTTGTTTTTAATTGCTATTGCGGCTTACGATGGAGTGATTTAGTGCGCCTCGACAATAGCCGATTCTCAAGAGAAGGCAATCAACTGTTTCTAAGCATTCGCATGAAAAAGACAGATACATCCATTGGATTTCCAATTCTACCGGCTGCCGAAGAAATAATGAGAATTTATAATTACCGACTACCCAACGTTTGTGTGCAAATATTTTGCGAAAAGATTAAAAAAATCTGTTTGAAAGCCGGTATCACAGAATTGGAAACCAAGCGTGAAACAAGAGGTGGAAGGAAATTAATCTTCTCCATTCCCCGCTATAAAATGGTAAGCAGTCATACTGGAAGAAGAACATTTGCCACCAATTTTGAAGCAATGGGAGTAGCCTTAAATGAATTGATGGCAATTACAGGACATACAACCGAAAAGGCATTTCGAAAATATGTAAAGAAAAGAGTGGAAACCAAATTTGCAAGTTTCTTAGCTGCGGGTGCAACTGTATAA